From the genome of Sphingomonas sp. HMP6, one region includes:
- a CDS encoding putative 2OG-Fe(II) oxygenase has product MIWFQDDPAPRVREVSAEQLRSLIVANPTATVLKTLLGDALMRDRDFAGAAAAFASAARDDPTRFERWTSLVRGYRKSLQLDAALDALRRADRVDPSAALTVERGRVLRLMGQVPAAEAAFRAALSDSSDSGTRWSAFDGLLRLLALDDDGARLLAACDEAQKEIGDVALVRAHRALAYSRMGKTDAARHMIDVDRHVLRLPVAAPDGYADIGAFNAALSEEILRVGASPGDVSLRYMPDLGRQPVLATLLNIIRTTLESYVAKRAERGLADVLPPPPASAKLFYGNTVLRNRGVNGVHIHGDGYVSAVYHVSVPGSITAAADHRGALALGVVGKCAPNHVPCWGIRYVRPVSGWLTLFPSHFFHDVVPSGEALPRISVAADLLPR; this is encoded by the coding sequence ATGATCTGGTTCCAAGACGATCCTGCGCCGCGTGTGCGAGAAGTATCGGCAGAGCAGTTGCGGTCGTTGATCGTCGCCAATCCGACCGCGACGGTGTTGAAGACCTTGCTGGGCGACGCATTGATGCGCGACCGCGATTTTGCTGGGGCCGCCGCCGCTTTCGCTTCTGCGGCGCGCGACGATCCGACCCGTTTTGAGCGCTGGACCTCGCTGGTGCGCGGGTATCGCAAAAGTCTCCAACTTGATGCGGCGCTCGATGCGCTCCGGCGCGCGGACCGCGTAGATCCGAGCGCGGCGTTGACCGTCGAGCGCGGGCGTGTCTTGCGGTTGATGGGGCAAGTGCCCGCAGCGGAAGCCGCATTTCGTGCCGCGCTCAGCGACAGTAGCGACAGTGGCACACGATGGTCTGCGTTCGACGGGCTATTGCGGTTGCTGGCGCTTGATGACGATGGCGCGCGCTTACTTGCAGCGTGTGATGAGGCACAGAAGGAGATCGGGGATGTGGCGCTGGTGCGGGCGCACCGGGCGCTGGCGTACAGTCGGATGGGGAAGACCGATGCCGCGCGTCACATGATCGATGTCGATCGTCATGTCCTTCGCCTGCCCGTCGCGGCGCCGGACGGATATGCCGATATCGGTGCCTTCAACGCTGCATTGTCAGAAGAAATTCTGCGCGTTGGCGCGTCCCCGGGCGATGTCAGTTTGCGGTACATGCCCGATCTGGGCCGACAACCCGTGTTGGCCACGCTGCTGAACATTATCCGTACCACGCTGGAATCCTACGTGGCGAAGCGGGCCGAGCGTGGACTGGCCGACGTCCTGCCGCCGCCCCCGGCGAGTGCCAAATTATTCTATGGGAACACCGTATTGCGCAATCGCGGCGTCAACGGCGTCCATATCCACGGAGATGGGTATGTGTCGGCGGTCTATCATGTGTCGGTGCCCGGCAGCATCACTGCCGCGGCCGACCATCGCGGTGCGCTGGCGCTGGGTGTCGTGGGCAAGTGCGCACCGAACCATGTGCCGTGCTGGGGTATTCGATACGTCAGGCCGGTTTCGGGCTGGCTGACCCTGTTTCCATCGCATTTTTTTCATGACGTCGTTCCGTCGGGCGAGGCCCTGCCGCGCATCTCGGTCGCGGCCGACCTGTTGCCCCGCTAG
- a CDS encoding MAPEG family protein — protein MPQHAQIIAPVVALVAWSLVMWVWMYVTRIPAMQRAGIDTANLVGGSAADLRARIDPKAQWPADNYNHLHEQPTIFYAIALSLALIGAGDGLNATIAWGYVALRIVHSLVQATVNRVIVRFALFSLSTLCLIALTLHAAIAVFH, from the coding sequence ATGCCGCAACACGCTCAGATCATCGCGCCTGTGGTCGCACTTGTGGCGTGGTCGCTCGTCATGTGGGTGTGGATGTACGTCACGCGGATTCCGGCGATGCAGCGGGCCGGGATCGATACGGCCAATCTGGTCGGCGGCAGCGCTGCCGATTTGCGCGCGCGGATCGACCCGAAGGCGCAGTGGCCGGCCGACAATTACAACCATCTGCACGAACAGCCGACGATCTTTTATGCGATTGCGCTCAGCCTGGCGCTGATTGGTGCTGGAGATGGTCTGAATGCGACGATTGCGTGGGGTTATGTCGCACTGCGAATCGTGCACAGCCTGGTGCAAGCGACCGTCAACCGCGTGATCGTCCGCTTTGCGCTTTTCAGCCTATCGACGCTTTGCCTGATCGCGCTGACGCTGCACGCCGCGATTGCGGTGTTCCACTGA
- a CDS encoding XrtA system polysaccharide deacetylase — MSVDVEDWFQVGAFEKVIAKDDWDSLLPRVERNTDAVLALFAETGTKATFFTLGWVAERYPAMIRRIVEQGHELASHGWDHDRVFTLDAARFRADIARARKALEDAGGVAITGYRAPSFSIDARTPWAHHVLAEEGYAYSSSVAPLRHDHYGWPEAPRFAFRPLADAALIELPVTVAELGSRRMATGGGFFRLFPAALTDYAVRQVAGQGQPAVFYFHPWEIDPGQPRVANAPAKSKLRHYSRLGAMAGKLRGLLSRHEWGRVDAVVRDLHPIEPPIALAA, encoded by the coding sequence ATGTCCGTCGATGTCGAGGACTGGTTTCAGGTCGGCGCCTTCGAAAAGGTGATCGCCAAGGACGATTGGGATTCGCTGCTGCCGCGCGTCGAGCGCAATACCGATGCCGTGCTGGCCTTGTTCGCCGAAACCGGGACCAAGGCGACCTTCTTCACGCTCGGCTGGGTGGCCGAACGCTACCCGGCTATGATCCGCCGGATTGTCGAGCAGGGGCATGAACTGGCGAGTCACGGCTGGGATCACGACCGCGTCTTCACGCTCGACGCTGCCCGCTTCCGCGCCGACATCGCCCGCGCGCGCAAGGCGCTGGAGGATGCCGGCGGCGTCGCCATCACCGGATATCGCGCGCCCAGTTTCTCGATCGACGCACGCACGCCCTGGGCGCATCACGTGCTGGCGGAGGAGGGCTATGCCTATTCCTCCAGCGTCGCGCCGCTGCGCCACGATCATTACGGCTGGCCCGAGGCTCCGCGCTTCGCCTTTCGCCCGCTCGCCGATGCCGCTCTGATCGAATTGCCCGTGACGGTCGCCGAACTGGGTTCGCGGCGGATGGCGACCGGGGGTGGCTTCTTCCGCCTCTTCCCCGCCGCGCTCACCGATTATGCGGTGCGGCAAGTGGCGGGGCAGGGGCAGCCCGCCGTGTTCTATTTCCATCCGTGGGAGATCGACCCCGGCCAGCCGCGCGTCGCCAACGCCCCCGCCAAATCGAAGCTGCGGCATTACAGCCGCCTGGGCGCAATGGCGGGTAAACTGCGCGGGCTGTTGTCGCGGCACGAATGGGGCCGGGTCGATGCAGTCGTGCGCGATCTTCACCCGATCGAACCGCCGATTGCGCTGGCCGCATGA
- a CDS encoding TIGR03087 family PEP-CTERM/XrtA system glycosyltransferase: MGDILFLGHRVPYPPDRGDKIRGFHILKFLAARKRVHLIAFADDARDMKPADGLAKVTGNPTIIWRAKTRATAAVQALLSRKPVSLTAFDDASLRAAVERTLASHAIDTIYVFSSQMAQYLPADPRQQVIMDFVDMDSAKFADYAKQSHGLMAWMMGREARLLQRYESAVAGAADASLFVSGAEAHLFRDTTGAARVHAVENGIDTDFFDPAAAFEPIATTAPLIVFTGQMDYRPNIEAVTWFAEAILPQVQQRHPNARFAIVGRAPSDAVQALTKRPGVIVTGEVADVRGWLAAASVVVAPLKLARGVQNKVLEAMAMARPVVASIPAAEGIDHSDTVRVGGTGDEIAAQITAILDDQDGAAQMGRDARAQVQARYSWEARLAPLDAILGLAVVAPSRCVVA; this comes from the coding sequence ATGGGCGACATCCTGTTTCTGGGCCACCGCGTGCCCTATCCGCCCGATCGCGGCGACAAGATCCGCGGCTTTCACATCCTGAAATTCCTGGCTGCGCGCAAACGCGTGCATCTGATCGCCTTTGCCGACGATGCGCGCGACATGAAGCCGGCGGATGGACTCGCCAAGGTTACCGGAAACCCCACGATCATCTGGCGCGCGAAAACACGCGCTACGGCGGCGGTGCAGGCGCTGCTATCGCGCAAACCCGTGTCGCTGACCGCGTTCGACGATGCGTCGCTGCGCGCGGCGGTCGAGCGCACCTTGGCGTCGCACGCGATCGACACGATCTACGTCTTTTCCAGCCAGATGGCGCAATATCTGCCGGCGGATCCGCGCCAGCAGGTCATCATGGATTTCGTCGACATGGATTCGGCCAAGTTCGCCGATTATGCCAAGCAATCGCACGGGCTGATGGCGTGGATGATGGGGCGCGAGGCACGCTTGCTGCAACGCTACGAAAGCGCCGTCGCCGGAGCCGCCGATGCAAGCCTGTTCGTCAGCGGAGCCGAGGCGCACCTTTTCCGTGACACGACCGGGGCCGCGCGCGTCCACGCCGTCGAAAACGGCATCGACACCGATTTCTTCGATCCCGCCGCCGCGTTCGAACCGATCGCCACGACCGCTCCGCTGATCGTCTTCACCGGACAGATGGATTACCGCCCGAATATCGAGGCGGTGACATGGTTTGCTGAGGCGATCCTGCCGCAGGTGCAGCAGCGCCACCCGAATGCGCGCTTCGCCATCGTCGGGCGCGCGCCGAGCGATGCGGTGCAGGCGCTTACCAAGCGGCCCGGCGTGATCGTGACGGGCGAAGTTGCAGACGTCCGCGGCTGGCTTGCCGCGGCATCGGTGGTGGTCGCGCCGCTGAAGCTCGCGCGCGGCGTGCAGAACAAAGTGCTCGAGGCGATGGCGATGGCGCGGCCGGTGGTCGCCTCGATTCCCGCGGCCGAGGGCATCGATCATTCCGACACGGTTCGCGTAGGCGGGACCGGGGATGAGATCGCCGCGCAGATTACCGCGATCCTCGACGATCAGGACGGAGCCGCGCAGATGGGCCGCGATGCCCGCGCGCAGGTTCAGGCACGCTATAGCTGGGAAGCGCGGCTCGCCCCGCTCGATGCAATCCTAGGCCTGGCAGTCGTGGCACCGTCGCGGTGCGTCGTGGCGTGA
- a CDS encoding FemAB family XrtA/PEP-CTERM system-associated protein yields the protein MTVQPLSGLVAVRAVDLRDANERARIDAFVRAHPEATPFHLTAWSLGVAKGCGQTSHTLVAERADGSLAGFVPLTEVSSPLFGRALVSNGFAIGGGILAESAAATTALGDAAWTLAQRLKCPTLELRGGPLPGDAWHVDTDTYLGFTRPLADSDEAELLAIPRKQRAEVRKALDADLAITVGHGRDDLKAHYAVYAESVHNLGTPVFPAALFRAVLQEFGESADILTVRHDGRAVASVLSLYFNGTVYPYWGGGTHAARGLRANDRMYFALMAHARAKGCTRFDFGRSKAGTGPAAFKKNWGFEGVPLSYGKRAAPGEPVREINPLDPRYARKVELWKTLPLWIANLVGPHISRGLG from the coding sequence ATGACGGTCCAGCCGCTCTCGGGGCTGGTCGCGGTCCGCGCGGTCGATCTGCGCGACGCGAATGAACGCGCGCGGATCGATGCGTTCGTCCGCGCCCATCCGGAGGCGACGCCCTTTCACCTGACGGCGTGGAGCCTCGGCGTCGCCAAGGGCTGCGGCCAGACCAGCCATACGCTCGTCGCCGAACGCGCCGACGGATCGCTTGCCGGCTTCGTGCCACTGACAGAGGTCAGCTCGCCACTGTTCGGCCGGGCCTTGGTCTCGAATGGCTTCGCGATTGGCGGCGGTATTTTGGCCGAGAGCGCAGCGGCGACCACCGCATTGGGCGATGCCGCTTGGACGCTGGCGCAGCGATTGAAGTGTCCGACGCTTGAACTGCGCGGCGGGCCGCTGCCGGGCGATGCGTGGCATGTCGATACCGACACCTATCTTGGTTTCACCCGTCCGCTGGCGGACAGCGATGAGGCGGAACTGCTCGCCATCCCGCGCAAGCAACGCGCCGAGGTGCGCAAGGCCCTCGATGCCGATCTGGCGATCACGGTCGGGCATGGGCGCGACGACCTGAAGGCGCATTATGCGGTCTATGCCGAATCGGTGCACAATCTCGGCACCCCGGTCTTCCCGGCGGCGCTGTTCCGCGCGGTTCTGCAGGAATTTGGTGAATCCGCCGATATCCTCACCGTCCGCCATGACGGGCGCGCGGTCGCGAGCGTGTTAAGCCTGTACTTCAACGGCACCGTCTATCCCTATTGGGGCGGCGGCACGCACGCGGCGCGCGGCCTTCGCGCCAACGACCGGATGTATTTCGCGCTGATGGCGCACGCCCGTGCCAAGGGCTGCACACGGTTCGATTTCGGCCGTTCCAAGGCGGGTACCGGTCCCGCCGCGTTCAAGAAGAATTGGGGCTTCGAGGGCGTCCCACTATCCTATGGCAAGCGCGCTGCACCGGGCGAGCCGGTGCGCGAGATCAACCCGCTCGACCCGCGCTACGCCCGTAAGGTCGAGCTGTGGAAGACGCTGCCGCTGTGGATCGCGAACCTGGTGGGGCCGCATATTTCGCGCGGCCTGGGCTGA
- a CDS encoding type III PLP-dependent enzyme encodes MHNLHRALGLATTPSITTSVIDIAKQRPVQPVTLVRPHAASRAARFFAEKFPGRSMYAVKANPSPALLQILWDSGITHYDVASIAEVRLVASTLPDATLCFMHPVKAAEAIASAYFDYGVRTFSLDSVEELEKIVRATNHAEDLTLCVRLRVSSEHSKLSLASKFGAAPRETKELLFRARQAADALGICFHVGSQAMTPEAYANAMERVRAAIVDAAVTVDVIDVGGGFPSTYPGMEPPPLERYFETIHRAFESLPVSYSSELWCEPGRALCAEYSSIVVRVEKRRGDELYINDGAYGALFDAAHLGWRFPVELLREPESRSKDMPFSFYGPTCDDMDHMVGPFYLPADVQAGDYLEIGMLGAYGSAMRTAFNGFGSDETVIVDDEPMASLYLGDEQPEVASNVVTL; translated from the coding sequence TTGCACAATCTACATCGCGCGCTGGGGTTAGCGACCACCCCTTCGATCACCACTTCGGTTATCGACATCGCTAAGCAGCGGCCGGTTCAGCCGGTCACGCTGGTTCGTCCGCATGCGGCATCGCGTGCGGCCCGGTTCTTCGCCGAGAAGTTCCCGGGTCGTTCGATGTATGCCGTAAAGGCAAACCCGTCCCCTGCTCTCCTGCAGATCCTGTGGGACAGTGGTATCACGCATTACGACGTCGCCTCGATCGCCGAGGTGCGGCTGGTCGCGAGCACGCTGCCGGACGCGACCTTGTGCTTCATGCACCCGGTCAAGGCGGCGGAGGCGATTGCTTCGGCGTATTTCGACTATGGCGTGCGGACGTTCTCGCTCGACAGCGTGGAAGAGCTGGAGAAGATCGTCCGGGCGACCAACCATGCCGAGGATCTGACGCTGTGCGTCCGTTTGCGCGTGTCGTCGGAGCATTCGAAGCTAAGCCTCGCGTCGAAATTCGGAGCGGCCCCTAGGGAAACCAAGGAACTGCTGTTCCGCGCGCGGCAGGCGGCGGATGCGCTCGGCATCTGCTTCCATGTCGGCAGCCAGGCGATGACGCCCGAAGCCTATGCCAATGCGATGGAGCGCGTCCGCGCCGCCATCGTTGACGCAGCGGTGACGGTCGACGTGATCGATGTCGGCGGTGGGTTCCCCTCGACCTATCCCGGCATGGAGCCGCCCCCGCTCGAGCGGTATTTCGAGACGATCCACCGTGCGTTCGAATCGTTGCCGGTCAGCTATTCGTCCGAGCTGTGGTGCGAGCCGGGTCGTGCCTTGTGCGCCGAATATAGCTCGATCGTCGTGCGCGTCGAAAAGCGCCGTGGCGACGAACTGTACATCAACGACGGTGCCTATGGCGCGTTGTTCGATGCCGCACACCTCGGCTGGCGCTTTCCGGTCGAATTGCTGCGCGAGCCGGAAAGCCGGTCGAAGGACATGCCGTTCAGCTTCTACGGCCCGACCTGCGATGACATGGACCATATGGTAGGTCCGTTCTATCTGCCGGCGGACGTGCAGGCGGGCGACTATCTCGAAATCGGGATGCTCGGCGCGTACGGATCGGCGATGCGGACCGCGTTCAACGGCTTCGGATCGGACGAGACGGTGATCGTCGACGATGAGCCGATGGCGTCGCTGTATCTGGGCGACGAACAGCCAGAGGTCGCTTCGAACGTCGTCACGCTGTAA
- a CDS encoding 1,9-bis(guanidino)-5-aza-nonane synthase — MNDMSNRKAELLSTTVEHIDITSFDARPIVDAMKKMSFTSRDLGRATDIYNQMLADPECSIFLVIAGSTSAGGCMDLYAELLRNNMIDGVVATGASIVDMDFFEGLGHKHYQALEVPDDDTLRSLLIDRIYDTYIDEEQLQDCDHTILEIANSLEPRPYSSREFIREMGKYLVENGKKDNSLVKLAYEHDVPIFCPAFVDSSAGFGLVKHQVDRAKEGKPYMVLDAIADFRELTDIKIKAGVTGLLMIGGGVPKNFIQDTVVCAEILGHDDVQVHKYAVQITVADVRDGACSSSTLQEAASWGKVNTGIEQMVFAEAGSVMPLLASDAYHRGLWKNRVKRRWGASFD, encoded by the coding sequence ATGAACGACATGTCCAACCGCAAGGCCGAGCTGCTCTCGACCACCGTCGAGCATATCGACATCACCAGCTTCGACGCGCGCCCGATCGTCGACGCGATGAAGAAGATGAGCTTCACCAGCCGCGACCTCGGCCGCGCGACCGACATCTATAACCAGATGCTCGCCGATCCCGAATGCTCGATCTTCCTCGTCATCGCTGGCTCGACCTCGGCCGGTGGCTGCATGGATCTCTATGCCGAGCTGCTGCGCAACAACATGATCGACGGCGTCGTCGCGACCGGCGCGTCGATCGTCGACATGGATTTCTTCGAAGGCCTGGGCCACAAGCATTATCAGGCGCTCGAAGTGCCCGACGACGACACGCTGCGCTCGCTGCTGATCGACCGGATCTACGATACCTATATCGACGAAGAGCAGCTCCAGGATTGCGACCACACGATCCTCGAAATCGCCAACTCGCTCGAGCCGCGCCCTTATTCGAGCCGCGAGTTCATCCGCGAGATGGGCAAGTATCTCGTCGAGAATGGCAAGAAGGACAACAGCCTCGTCAAGCTCGCGTATGAGCATGACGTGCCGATCTTTTGCCCGGCGTTCGTCGACAGCTCGGCGGGCTTTGGCTTGGTCAAGCATCAGGTCGACCGCGCCAAGGAAGGCAAGCCGTACATGGTGCTCGACGCGATCGCCGATTTCCGCGAACTGACCGACATCAAGATCAAGGCGGGCGTCACCGGCCTGCTGATGATCGGCGGCGGCGTGCCGAAGAACTTCATCCAGGACACCGTGGTCTGCGCCGAAATCCTCGGCCATGACGACGTGCAGGTGCATAAATACGCGGTGCAGATCACCGTCGCCGACGTGCGCGACGGCGCGTGCTCGTCCTCGACGCTGCAGGAAGCGGCCTCGTGGGGCAAGGTCAACACCGGCATCGAACAGATGGTGTTCGCCGAAGCCGGTTCTGTGATGCCGCTGCTGGCGTCGGACGCGTATCATCGCGGCCTGTGGAAGAACCGCGTAAAGCGGCGCTGGGGTGCCAGCTTCGATTGA
- a CDS encoding XrtA/PEP-CTERM system amidotransferase, with product MCGIAGLYYPSTPKPVDPARIQAMADAQAHRGPDGSGVWTAPGVGLGHRRLSIIDVAGSPQPMASADGALTVTYNGEIYNFAALRAELQALGAVFVTAGDTEVLLHGWAAWGLAMLDRLNGMFAFALHDARRQCLFLARDRLGVKPLHYAELSDGAVAFASELKGLLAHPLLRRAPQISAVEDYLAFGYVPDDTCLVAGVKKLPAGHSLLIERGKSVPAPSRWWDVDFSRRATGSAKALEEELLALLRDAVTSRMVSDVPLGAFLSGGVDSSAVVALMAEASRGAVRTCTIGFDEASLDERRYADEIARRFATQHRERIVAADDFSLIDTLVHAFDEPFADASALATYRVCELAREDVTVALSGDGADEAFAGYRRYKFQAAEERVRSLVPASIRQTVFGTLGRYYPKADWAPRPLRAKSTLLALAEDGAEGYARSVGVTTPALRAALFSDAARSALGGHRAEDRYVRSMRDAPARDALDRAQYADFQHWLPGDILTKADRTSMAVSLEAREPLLDYRLVEFAAKLPVGMRLRGGQGKWLLKKSMERYLPKDILYRPKMGFVTPISAWFRGPLAGEAAALARSRVLVGTGWFDPATIARLAEDHRAGRADHGRTLWQLVMLERSMARLFS from the coding sequence ATGTGCGGCATCGCCGGTCTTTATTATCCGTCCACCCCAAAGCCGGTCGATCCCGCAAGGATCCAGGCGATGGCGGACGCGCAGGCGCATCGCGGGCCGGATGGATCGGGCGTGTGGACCGCGCCCGGTGTCGGCCTGGGGCATCGCCGTCTTTCGATCATCGATGTCGCGGGCTCTCCCCAACCGATGGCCAGCGCCGACGGCGCGCTGACCGTCACCTACAACGGCGAAATTTACAATTTCGCCGCGCTGCGTGCCGAATTGCAGGCGCTGGGCGCGGTGTTCGTGACGGCGGGCGATACCGAGGTGCTGCTCCACGGCTGGGCGGCCTGGGGTCTTGCGATGCTCGATCGCTTGAACGGGATGTTCGCCTTCGCGCTGCACGATGCGCGGCGGCAATGCCTGTTCCTCGCGCGCGACCGGTTGGGCGTGAAGCCGCTGCATTATGCCGAACTGTCCGATGGCGCGGTGGCGTTCGCGTCCGAACTGAAGGGCCTGCTCGCCCATCCACTGCTGCGCCGCGCGCCGCAGATCAGCGCGGTCGAGGATTATCTCGCGTTCGGCTACGTCCCCGACGACACCTGCCTCGTCGCGGGCGTGAAGAAGCTCCCCGCGGGCCACTCTTTGCTGATCGAACGCGGCAAGTCCGTACCCGCGCCGTCGCGCTGGTGGGACGTGGATTTCAGCCGCCGCGCGACCGGCTCCGCCAAGGCGCTTGAGGAAGAGCTGCTCGCGCTGTTGCGCGATGCCGTCACCTCGCGGATGGTGTCGGACGTGCCGCTTGGGGCCTTCCTGTCGGGTGGGGTCGATAGCTCGGCAGTGGTCGCGCTGATGGCGGAGGCATCGCGCGGTGCGGTGCGCACCTGTACGATCGGCTTCGACGAAGCCAGCCTCGACGAGCGCCGCTACGCCGACGAGATCGCCCGCCGCTTCGCCACGCAGCACCGCGAGCGGATCGTCGCGGCGGACGATTTCAGCCTGATCGACACGCTCGTCCACGCGTTCGACGAGCCCTTCGCCGACGCATCGGCGCTCGCCACGTACCGCGTATGCGAACTCGCACGCGAGGATGTGACGGTCGCGCTCTCGGGCGATGGCGCGGATGAGGCGTTTGCAGGCTATCGCCGTTACAAGTTTCAAGCGGCGGAGGAACGCGTGCGGAGCCTCGTGCCCGCCTCGATCCGCCAGACCGTGTTCGGCACGCTCGGGCGCTATTATCCCAAAGCCGATTGGGCACCACGCCCGCTCCGCGCGAAGAGCACGCTGCTCGCGCTCGCCGAAGATGGCGCAGAGGGCTATGCCCGCTCGGTCGGCGTGACCACGCCCGCGTTACGCGCAGCCTTGTTCAGCGATGCCGCCCGCAGCGCGCTCGGCGGACACCGCGCCGAGGACCGCTACGTCCGATCGATGCGCGATGCCCCCGCACGCGACGCGCTCGACCGTGCGCAATATGCCGATTTCCAGCATTGGCTGCCCGGCGACATCCTGACCAAGGCCGACCGCACCAGCATGGCGGTCAGTCTGGAGGCGCGCGAGCCACTGCTCGATTATCGCCTGGTCGAATTCGCCGCGAAACTCCCCGTCGGGATGCGCTTGCGGGGCGGGCAGGGGAAGTGGCTGCTCAAGAAATCGATGGAGCGCTATCTTCCCAAGGACATTCTCTATCGCCCGAAAATGGGCTTCGTCACCCCGATCAGTGCGTGGTTCCGGGGGCCGCTGGCGGGGGAGGCGGCGGCGCTTGCCCGCTCCCGCGTGCTGGTCGGCACCGGCTGGTTCGACCCCGCCACGATCGCCCGCCTCGCCGAGGACCACCGCGCAGGCCGCGCCGACCATGGGCGCACGCTGTGGCAATTGGTGATGCTGGAGCGATCGATGGCGCGGTTGTTTTCGTGA
- the xrtA gene encoding exosortase A — MPVPASAFAIDPAVPTAWRRPSAILGGVALLLVGLFWHDVTALTKIWWTSTTFGHCLFIPPVLAWLVWQRRAGLAQLTPVAWAPGLLLVALGGLGWLLGDAGGVALARHLGIVLMLQGAVVTLLGPNVARALLFPLCYAVFLVPFGEGLEEPLQTATVAMTMPLLHLFGVPAQVDGVLITIPNGYFEVAEACSGAKFVIAMIAYGALVANVCFVSWRRRAIFMVVALVVPILANGLRAFGTIYAAYLTSVEQATGMDHIVYGWVFFGVVMAAVIAIGWRWFDRAPDAPVFDPARLQAVPRFRLDAPLAAALILATAAVFPAWSSAIAGRAQALPDRIALPEVPGWHRSATSIRATWSPNYPNADHFLFGRYTDASGESVDLAIAVYGSQREGKEVVAFGVGPLREDDRWVRVSDLPDLDGGSAMRITAPGPVERQVVTWYRVGDVLTHRPAVVKLATLRAKLLGGPQRAVAVHVSAEATPGSDPRAAMARFVAALGPIERIADRAAGMP; from the coding sequence ATTCCCGTTCCCGCGTCTGCCTTCGCGATCGACCCCGCCGTGCCGACCGCATGGCGGCGGCCTAGCGCGATCCTGGGCGGCGTGGCGCTGCTGTTGGTCGGGCTGTTCTGGCATGACGTTACTGCCCTGACGAAGATATGGTGGACCAGCACGACCTTTGGGCACTGCCTGTTCATTCCGCCGGTACTGGCGTGGCTGGTGTGGCAGCGCCGCGCGGGCCTAGCGCAGCTGACCCCGGTCGCCTGGGCACCGGGGCTGCTGCTGGTCGCGCTCGGCGGGCTCGGCTGGCTGCTCGGCGATGCGGGCGGCGTGGCGCTCGCGCGGCACCTCGGCATCGTGCTGATGCTGCAGGGTGCGGTGGTCACGTTGCTCGGCCCCAATGTCGCGCGCGCGCTGCTGTTTCCGCTTTGCTACGCGGTGTTCCTCGTGCCGTTCGGCGAGGGGCTGGAGGAGCCGCTGCAAACCGCGACCGTCGCGATGACGATGCCGTTGCTCCATCTCTTCGGCGTCCCCGCGCAGGTCGATGGCGTGCTGATCACCATTCCGAACGGCTATTTCGAAGTGGCCGAGGCATGTTCCGGCGCGAAGTTCGTGATCGCGATGATCGCCTATGGCGCGCTGGTCGCCAATGTCTGTTTCGTCTCGTGGCGCAGACGCGCGATTTTCATGGTCGTCGCATTGGTGGTGCCGATCCTCGCCAATGGGTTGCGGGCGTTCGGGACGATCTATGCGGCCTATCTCACCTCGGTCGAGCAAGCGACGGGCATGGACCATATCGTCTATGGCTGGGTGTTCTTCGGCGTGGTGATGGCGGCGGTGATCGCGATCGGCTGGCGCTGGTTCGATCGCGCGCCCGATGCGCCGGTGTTCGATCCGGCGCGGTTGCAGGCGGTTCCGCGGTTCCGCCTCGATGCGCCGCTTGCTGCAGCCTTGATCTTGGCGACGGCTGCGGTTTTCCCGGCATGGTCTTCGGCAATCGCCGGGCGTGCGCAGGCGTTGCCGGATCGGATCGCGCTGCCGGAGGTTCCCGGCTGGCACCGCAGCGCGACCAGCATCCGCGCCACCTGGTCGCCCAATTATCCGAACGCCGATCATTTTCTGTTCGGCCGCTACACCGATGCCAGCGGTGAGTCGGTCGATCTGGCGATCGCCGTTTATGGCAGCCAGCGCGAGGGCAAGGAGGTCGTTGCGTTCGGCGTCGGGCCGTTGCGTGAGGATGACCGCTGGGTCCGCGTGTCGGACCTGCCCGATCTGGATGGCGGATCGGCGATGCGCATCACCGCGCCCGGCCCGGTCGAGCGTCAAGTCGTGACGTGGTACCGCGTAGGGGACGTCCTGACCCATCGCCCGGCCGTTGTTAAGCTAGCAACGCTTCGGGCCAAGCTGCTCGGCGGGCCGCAGCGCGCGGTAGCGGTGCATGTCTCGGCCGAGGCCACGCCGGGGTCCGATCCGCGCGCGGCGATGGCGCGTTTCGTCGCGGCGCTCGGCCCGATCGAACGCATCGCCGATCGCGCGGCGGGAATGCCGTGA